A stretch of the Panicum virgatum strain AP13 chromosome 9N, P.virgatum_v5, whole genome shotgun sequence genome encodes the following:
- the LOC120688153 gene encoding cyclin-P4-1-like, translating to MTTGEVVEAAAVPRVVSILSALLQRVAERNDAAAAEGALAAAAEGRRRPVSAFQGLTKPAISIGGYLERIFRFASCSPSCYVVAYIYLDRFLRRRPALAVDSFNVHRLLITSVLTAVKFVDDICYNNAYFARVGGISLVEMNYLEVDFLFGIAFDLNVTPAAFASYCSVLQSEMAYLDPPAPVDAPRLHCYSAGTSDHHHDDPAAAAATAAGCHRHSQQQPQLTV from the exons ATGACGAcgggggaggtggtggaggcggcggccgtgccGCGGGTGGTCTCGATCCTGTCGGCGCTGCTGCagcgggtggcggagcgcaacgacgccgcggcggcggagggggcgctggcggcggcggcggaggggcggcggcggccggtgtcgGCGTTCCAGGGGCTCACGAAGCCGGCCATCTCCATCGGCGGGTACCTGGAGCGCATCTTCCGCTTCGCCAGCTGCAGCCCGTCCTGCTACGTCGTCGCATACATCTACCTCGACCGCTTCCTGCGCCGACGAcccgcgctcgccgtcgactcctTCAACGTCCACCGCCTCCTCATCACCTCCGTCCTCACCGCCGTCAAGTTCGTCGACGACAT ATGCTACAACAACGCCTACTTCGCGCGTGTGGGCGGCATCAGCCTGGTGGAGATGAACTACCTGGAGGTGGACTTCCTCTTCGGCATCGCCTTCGACCTCAACGTCACGCCCGCCGCCTTCGCCTCCTACTGCTCCGTGCTCCAGAGCGAGATGGCCTACCTCGACCCGCCGGCACCCGTGGACGCCCCACGGCTGCACTGCTACTCCGCCGGAACGTCAGATCACCACCAcgacgaccccgccgccgccgccgccacggctgcCGGCTGCCACCGTCACAgtcagcagcagccgcagctcaCCGTCTGA
- the LOC120688148 gene encoding polyadenylate-binding protein 1-like has product MATTMTAKRGPSGGEMRGSGGRAPACPVGDGETGHPSAAALRASLSTRDQEIEEMRRRLRELEKLDFEIPPAASHEEESEAAAAAATAEKAEVDARSIYIGNVDYACLPEEVQQHFQFCGTINRVTILTDSFGQPKGFAYVEFDEVEAVQNALLLNETDLHGRPLKVCPKRTNIPGMKQSRGRHPFYPSYGKVPRFRRFLGYGYSPYY; this is encoded by the exons atggcgacgacgatgacggcGAAGCGAGGCCCAAGCGGCGGCGAGATgcgcggctccggcggccgcgcgcctGCCTGCCCCGTCGGGGACGGAGAGACGGGGCacccttccgccgccgcgctccgcgccAGCCTCTCCACCAGGGATCAG GAGATTGAGGAAATGCGGAGGCGGCTGCGGGAGTTGGAGAAGCTAGACTTCGAGATACCACCCGCCGCATCGCATG aagaagaatctgaagcagcagcagcagcagcaacagctgaAAAGGCAGAGGTGGATGCTCGCTCCATCTATATCGGGAAT GTTGACTATGCTTGCTTGCCAGAGGAAGTTCAGCAGCATTTTCAGTTTTGTGGAACTATCAACAGAGTGACAATCTTGACAGACAGCTTTGGTCAACCAAAAGGATTTGCttatgtggagtttgatgaagttGAGGCTGTCCAGAATGCTCTTCTTTTAAATGAAACAGATCTTCATGGCCGTCCTTTGAAG GTTTGTCCAAAAAGAACCAACATTCCAGGAATGAAGCAATCTAGGGGAAGGCATCCTTTCTATCCATCATATGG GAAGGTACCAAGGTTCAGGAGGTTCCTGGGGTACGGCTACAGCCCTTACTACTGA
- the LOC120688149 gene encoding trihelix transcription factor ASIL1-like has protein sequence MSSSSSDAARDDVSSPDLPPLAAPVAAAAAAAAAAASSMGGMGLGAGASGRRLPPPCWTHEETLALIEAYRDRWEALRKGNLRAADWDDVANAVTARCGRFPTATPKSGVQCRHKIEKLRKRYRAERSRSAGRSKGPKWPFFPLLHDLAGGGVPDPSPNAIVKIKTKGPVPPASTPSPVSSPSSEEAVRSRSLHGLISNGGAGSGLRFTIPKASRSRPAAVAAFNPERNHGEDAAESEAMAEVADALRAVGERFLRMEERRLELSLQMEKERMESEMKRTQSMLDAQQLFLEAFLGKQQQHKKARLSPASTAMEED, from the coding sequence ATGTCTTCTTCGTCCTCCGACGCGGCCCGGGACGATGTCTCCTCCCCGGACCTCCCTCCGCTAGccgcgcccgtcgccgccgccgccgctgcggccgcggccgcggcctcctcgATGGGAGGCATGGGGCTCGGCGCCGGGGCCTCCGGGCggaggctgccgccgccgtgctggaCGCACGAGGAGACCCTCGCGCTCATCGAGGCGTACCGCGACAGGTGGGAGGCGCTGCGCAAGGGCAACCTGCGGGCCGCGGACTGGGACGACGTCGCCAACGCCGTCACCGCGCGCTGCGGGCGGTTCCCCACCGCCACGCCCAAGTCCGGCGTGCAGTGCCGCCACAAGATCGAGAAGCTCCGGAAGCGGTACCGCGCCGAGCGGTCGCGCTCCGCCGGCCGGTCCAAGGGGCCCAAGTGGCCGTTCTTCCCGCTCCTccacgacctcgccggcggcggcgtgccggaCCCGAGCCCCAACGCCATCGTCAAGATCAAGACCAAGGGCCCCGTGCCGCCGGCGTCCACGCCTTCCCCCgtgtcctccccttcctccgaGGAggccgtgcggagcaggagccTGCACGGGCTCATCTCCAACGGCGGGGCCGGGAGCGGGCTGCGCTTCACCATCCCCAAGGCCTCCCGCTCCAGACCCGCCGCGGTGGCTGCTTTCAATCCGGAGAGGAACCACGGAGAGGACGCCGCCGAGTCAGAGGCCATGGCGGAGGTGGCCGACGCGCTGCGGGCCGTCGGGGAGAGGTTCCTGCGGATGGAGGAGCGCAGGCTGGAGCTGTCCCTCCAGATGGAGAAGGAGCGGATGGAATCTGAGATGAAGCGCACCCAGTCGATGCTCGACGCGCAGCAGCTCTTCCTCGAGGCCTTCCTCGGCAAGCAGCAACAGCACAAGAAGGCGAGGCTCTCCCCAGCCTCCACGGCTATGGAAGAGGACTGA
- the LOC120688151 gene encoding mediator of RNA polymerase II transcription subunit 31-like isoform X1: MADVESAPGAGAKAPPYKETDRFLLELEFVQCLANPTYIHYLAQNRYFEDEAFIGYLKYLKYWQRPEYIMYIIYPHCLFFLELLQNANFRNAMAHPANKELAHRQQYFFWKNYRNNRLKHILPRPPPEPALALAPSQGPATMPLPPSVPTPVAPPVPAPASSMPPVAAGGASAMSPMQFVGTPGTNMPKTDMRNAMGNRKRKYAPPFAIIQQIVS; the protein is encoded by the exons ATGGCCGACGTCGAGTCCGCTCCTGGCGCGGGCGCGAAGGCTCCGCCTTACAAGGAAACCGACCGGTTCCTACTCGAGTTGGAGTTCGTGCAGTGCCTCGCTAACCCTACCTACATTCACT ATCTAGCACAGAATAGATATTTTGAGGATGAGGCATTCATCGGATACCTTAAGTACCTAAAATATTGGCAGCGCCCGGAGTATATCATGTACATAAT TTATCCACACTGCCTTTTCTTTCTTGAGCTCCTCCAAAACGCCAATTTCCGTAATGCCATGGCACATCCAGCAAACAAG GAGCTTGCTCACAGGCAGCAATATTTCTTCTGGAAAAACTACAGGAATAATAGACTGAAGCACATCCTACCACGCCCTCCACCCGAGCCAGCTCTGGCGCTTGCACCTTCACAAGGACCTGCAACGATGCCCCTACCACCATCAGTACCGACACCTGTGGCCCCACCTGTTCCTGCACCGGCATCATCTATGCCACCTGTGGCAGCAGGTGGTGCATCTGCAATGTCTCCTATGCAGTTTGTAGGAACTCCAGGCACCAATATGCCGAAGACTGACAtgagaaatgctatgggcaACAGAAAGAGGAAGTACGCACCTCCATTTGCA ATCATTCAACAAATTGTTTCATGA
- the LOC120688151 gene encoding mediator of RNA polymerase II transcription subunit 31-like isoform X2, with the protein MADVESAPGAGAKAPPYKETDRFLLELEFVQCLANPTYIHYLAQNRYFEDEAFIGYLKYLKYWQRPEYIMYIIYPHCLFFLELLQNANFRNAMAHPANKELAHRQQYFFWKNYRNNRLKHILPRPPPEPALALAPSQGPATMPLPPSVPTPVAPPVPAPASSMPPVAAGGASAMSPMQFVGTPGTNMPKTDMRNAMGNRKRKMG; encoded by the exons ATGGCCGACGTCGAGTCCGCTCCTGGCGCGGGCGCGAAGGCTCCGCCTTACAAGGAAACCGACCGGTTCCTACTCGAGTTGGAGTTCGTGCAGTGCCTCGCTAACCCTACCTACATTCACT ATCTAGCACAGAATAGATATTTTGAGGATGAGGCATTCATCGGATACCTTAAGTACCTAAAATATTGGCAGCGCCCGGAGTATATCATGTACATAAT TTATCCACACTGCCTTTTCTTTCTTGAGCTCCTCCAAAACGCCAATTTCCGTAATGCCATGGCACATCCAGCAAACAAG GAGCTTGCTCACAGGCAGCAATATTTCTTCTGGAAAAACTACAGGAATAATAGACTGAAGCACATCCTACCACGCCCTCCACCCGAGCCAGCTCTGGCGCTTGCACCTTCACAAGGACCTGCAACGATGCCCCTACCACCATCAGTACCGACACCTGTGGCCCCACCTGTTCCTGCACCGGCATCATCTATGCCACCTGTGGCAGCAGGTGGTGCATCTGCAATGTCTCCTATGCAGTTTGTAGGAACTCCAGGCACCAATATGCCGAAGACTGACAtgagaaatgctatgggcaACAGAAAGAGGAA GATGGGCTAG